One stretch of Saccharopolyspora erythraea DNA includes these proteins:
- a CDS encoding NAD(P)-dependent oxidoreductase, which translates to MHDNASANKSLTLLGLGAMGAALARTWLAAGYSLTVWNRTPARAEALAADGATVAATAAEAVAANRLVVACLLDDASVGDTLAGADLTGKDLVNLTTGTPDQARERAAWARERGARFLDGGIMAVPPMIGVPESGGYVFYSGSRALFDEHREALAVPTGTNYVGEDAGFAALHDVALLSAMNGMFAGMLQAFALVKREDIDLANFASLLVSWLTAMATAAHQTAAQLASGDYTQGVVSNLAMQVAGNSTLLRTAEEQRVSPELLTPFMALMERRVADGHGDEDGTGVVDLLLK; encoded by the coding sequence ATGCACGACAACGCTTCCGCGAACAAGTCGCTCACCCTTCTCGGCCTCGGCGCCATGGGCGCCGCCCTGGCCCGCACTTGGCTCGCCGCCGGGTACTCCCTGACCGTCTGGAACCGCACCCCGGCCCGTGCGGAGGCGCTGGCCGCCGACGGCGCGACGGTGGCGGCGACTGCCGCCGAGGCGGTGGCGGCGAACCGCCTGGTCGTGGCCTGCCTGCTCGACGACGCCTCCGTCGGCGACACGCTCGCCGGTGCCGACCTGACCGGCAAGGACCTGGTCAACCTCACCACCGGCACTCCCGACCAGGCGCGGGAGCGCGCCGCGTGGGCGCGGGAGCGAGGTGCGCGGTTCCTCGACGGCGGGATCATGGCGGTCCCACCCATGATCGGGGTGCCGGAGTCCGGTGGATACGTCTTCTACAGCGGTTCCCGCGCCCTGTTCGACGAGCATCGGGAGGCCCTGGCGGTGCCGACGGGCACCAACTACGTCGGCGAGGACGCCGGGTTCGCCGCGCTGCACGACGTCGCGCTGCTGAGCGCCATGAACGGCATGTTCGCCGGTATGTTGCAGGCCTTCGCCCTGGTGAAGCGGGAGGACATCGACCTGGCGAACTTCGCGTCGCTGCTCGTCTCCTGGCTGACCGCGATGGCGACCGCCGCCCACCAGACCGCGGCGCAGCTGGCCAGCGGCGACTACACGCAGGGTGTGGTGTCGAACCTCGCCATGCAGGTCGCGGGCAACTCCACGCTGCTGCGCACGGCAGAGGAGCAGCGGGTCAGCCCGGAACTGCTGACACCGTTCATGGCGTTGATGGAGCGCCGCGTCGCAGACGGGCACGGCGACGAGGACGGCACCGGAGTCGTCGACCTGCTGCTGAAGTGA
- a CDS encoding DUF6777 domain-containing protein, with the protein MHDHGRSTAAPGEGPTGHNTARTPRPKFTITVAAVLALGLAGGAAWALMPGRTPVRQVSMESSSSPGDTPFVAPISDNGADTSSCDANYLISDLEADPDKARAWAEVFRMSAEEIPGFVSKLTPEQLTSDTPVTSHGYKDGRFDARPTVLQTGTAVFVDDKGEPTVKCLNGNPLTKDESEKVAGSGSGDQGGTYGQSGSATGGQVPGGGSGGSGDNGSGGGGGTKTPTEKELKDAADKAYIAHEKAKENLHKAMDVRDKAWSAADAAKRELDELIKAGATPQEIQKAKDRYDAALKEAKKADEDVLKAEKERQRAEKEQQRTQEAYEEHTGKPYEPPVTPKHPKAPKDVEPQEDKTNDKPEADVQVEPETEVTEETTEEKPVDEGTDTQESEQKPQEENSPPQGVTTGAEAESTQ; encoded by the coding sequence GGCCCGCACCCCGCGACCCAAGTTCACGATCACCGTCGCGGCGGTGCTCGCCCTCGGACTCGCCGGCGGCGCGGCGTGGGCGCTCATGCCCGGCCGGACCCCGGTCCGGCAGGTCAGCATGGAGTCCAGCTCCTCCCCCGGGGACACCCCGTTCGTCGCCCCCATCAGCGACAACGGCGCCGACACTTCCTCCTGCGACGCGAACTACCTGATCAGCGACCTGGAGGCCGACCCCGACAAGGCACGGGCTTGGGCCGAGGTCTTCCGCATGAGCGCCGAGGAGATCCCCGGGTTCGTCAGCAAGCTGACCCCGGAGCAGCTCACCTCCGACACCCCGGTGACCAGCCACGGCTACAAGGACGGCCGGTTCGACGCCCGCCCGACCGTGTTGCAGACGGGCACGGCCGTGTTCGTCGACGACAAGGGCGAGCCGACGGTCAAGTGCCTCAACGGCAACCCACTGACCAAGGACGAGTCCGAGAAGGTCGCCGGCTCCGGCTCCGGTGACCAGGGCGGGACCTACGGCCAGTCCGGTTCCGCCACCGGCGGCCAGGTCCCCGGCGGGGGCTCAGGCGGCAGTGGCGACAACGGCTCCGGCGGTGGTGGTGGCACCAAGACGCCGACCGAGAAGGAGCTGAAGGACGCGGCGGACAAGGCCTACATCGCCCACGAGAAGGCCAAGGAGAACCTGCACAAGGCGATGGATGTCAGGGATAAGGCCTGGTCCGCGGCCGATGCCGCCAAGCGCGAACTCGATGAGCTCATCAAGGCGGGCGCGACGCCGCAGGAGATCCAGAAGGCGAAGGACCGCTACGACGCCGCGCTGAAGGAGGCCAAGAAGGCCGACGAGGACGTTCTCAAGGCCGAGAAGGAACGGCAGAGGGCCGAGAAGGAGCAGCAGAGGACTCAGGAGGCGTACGAGGAGCACACCGGTAAGCCGTACGAGCCGCCGGTCACTCCGAAGCACCCGAAGGCCCCGAAGGACGTCGAGCCTCAGGAGGACAAGACCAACGACAAGCCAGAGGCGGACGTCCAGGTCGAGCCCGAGACCGAGGTGACCGAGGAGACGACCGAGGAGAAGCCGGTCGACGAGGGCACCGACACCCAGGAGTCCGAGCAGAAGCCGCAGGAGGAGAACTCTCCCCCGCAGGGGGTGACCACGGGCGCTGAGGCCGAGTCCACCCAGTGA